The stretch of DNA GCGGCATCGACTTCTACCACCGCTACCCCGGGGACCTAGCACTATTCGCTGAGATGGGCTTTACTACCCTCCGGGTCTCCATCGCCTGGACCCGGCTGTACCCCACCGGCGAAGAGCTGGAGCCCCTCGCGGAAGGCGTCGCCTACTACGAGGCGCTGTTCACGGAGATGCGCCGGCTGAACATCGAACCCCTGGTCACACTCTCGCACTACGACCCGCCCATGGCCCTGGCCCTCAAACACAACGGCTGGGTGGAACGCAGGACCATCGAACTGTTCGAAAGGTTTGCCCGGACCTGCTTCGAGCGCTTCGGGCACCTCGTGAAGATGTGGCTGACGTTCAACGAGATTGACGGCATCATCCGGCACCCGTTCACCTCCGGCGGCATCATCGAAGAACTCGTCGAGGGTGACCTCGAACAGGCCTGCTATACGGCCCTGCACCACCAGTTCGTCGCATCCGCTTCGGTTACCAGGATGCTGCGCGAAATCTCCCCGGACGCACAGATGGGCTGCATGCTCACCATGCTCACCACCTATCCGAACACCTGCCACCCGGACGACGTCGCGGCCACCCAGGCGAAGGAACGCCTGCTCTACCTGTGCACCGACGTGCAGGCCGGCGGCGCATACCCGCGCCTGGCCCTCCGCGCCCTGGAGCGGCGCGGCGTGAAGATTCCCTTCGAGAAGGGCGACGAGGAACTGCTCAAGGAGCACCCGGTCGACTTCATCTCCTTCAGCTACTACATGTCCATGACCGAGTCGGTCCGGCCCGATGCCGAACGGACCCCCGGAAACACCGTGCTTGGAGTCAAGAACCCGTTCCTGCCTTCCAGCGAGTGGGGCTGGCAAATTGACCCGGTAGGCCTGCGCATCTCGCTCATCGACCTTTACGACCGGTACGGCAAGCCGCTGTTCATCGTGGAGAACGGCCTTGGCATGCGGGACGAGCTCACCGACGACAGGAAGATCCACGACCCCTACCGGATCGACTATTTCCGCGCCCACTTCGAGCAGATGATCCAGGCCGTCGAGGAGGGCGTGGACCTCATGGGCTACGTCAGCTGGGCACCCATCGACCTGATCTCCGCCTCCAGCTCCCAGATCTCCAAGCGGTACGGTTTCATCTATGTGGATCAGGACGACCTTGGACAGGGAACGCAGGAACGGCTCCGGAAGGACTCCTTCTACTGGTACCAGAAGGTCATCGCGTCGAATGGTGCCGACCTTGCCTGACGGCCATTGGGCTCCCCAAACACCAGGATGCCCGAGTGCACACGATTAAGAAGGTTCTCAACTCCAGCGTCGTGCTCGTCGAAGACGGGCGCGGCGTGGAGCGGGTGCTCCTGGGCAAGGGGATCGGCTACGGCCAGAAGGCAGGGCAACAGATTGCCGCGTCCGAGGGCGAACGGGTGTTCGTCGCCCTCGACGACGCTGACAAGCGCAACCTGGTGGAGCTGCTGGCCCAGATTCCTGCCGAGTTCATCGACCTCACCCGCAGCATCGTGCACGACGCCGAACAGGCCGGCCTGGCACTTGACCCGCACATCTACCTGGCGCTGACCGACCACCTGCACTTCGCCGTCGACCGGCAGCGGCGCGGGCTCAAAATCGTGAACAAACTGGCCTGGGAGATGCGGACCATCTACCCCAAGCAGTACGAGATCGGCGTCAAGGCCCTCGCGGCGATGCAGGACCGGCTCGGTGTATCGCTGCCGGACGACGAGGCAGCCAACATCGCCTTCCACCTGGCCAATGCGGACGAAGGCAGGGCCGGCGTGGATTCACTGCAGGTGGTCCAGCTCATCCGTGAGATCACCACCATCGTGTCCCACACGGCCGCCATCCAGCTTAACCGCGAGGACCTCCACTCCGCCCGGTTCGTCGCGCACCTGCAGTACCTGGTGGAACGGTTCTTCACCAGCAAGCTCCTGCACAGTAACGACGACTTCCTGTTCCACAGCCTGAGCCAGCGGTACCCGCGGGCCGTTGCCTCGGCCGAGCGGGTGCGCGCCTTTGTCCACGGCAAACACGGGGTCATGCTGCCCAATGAGGAAGTCGCGTTCCTTGCCCTTCACATTGCCCGCGCCGCACCCGAATAAGTCTTTCCGATTCAACACCACCCACTGAAAGGCCATCCCTTGGCACAACGCATCACGTCCATCGCTTCCGCCGTCGGACTCCACGCCCGTCCCGCATCGATCCTCGCCAACGCCGCCTCGGAGTCCGGGCACGACGTCACGCTCACTGCCAAGGGCCGGACGGTCGACGCCGAAAGCCTCCTTTCCGTGCTCAGCCTCGGCATCGTGCACGGAGACGAAGTAGTGATCACCGTGGAGGGCGCCGAGGACGAACGCGTGGCCGACGAGATCACCGCGCTGCTCGCCACGGACCTCGACAACGACTGATGCCGGCTGCCCGCATCCACTTCGTCCGCCACGCGGAGACGCTGTTTAACGTCAACGGGCAGCTGCAGGGCTGGTGCGACTCTCCGCTCACCGACCGGGGAGAACGCCAGGCAGCAGCCCTGGGCGAGCGGCTGCGGCAGGTTCCGCTGGCCGCGGCCTTCTGCAGCGACCTCACCCGGACCCGTACCACCGCCGCGGCGGCACTGGCCGGGCACCCGGACGTGGCCCTTAAGGAGATGCCTGAGCTGCGGGAGTGGCACTTCGGCGCTTGGGAGGGCCAGCCCAATGCCTCCCTCTGGGGCCCGGTCTTCCGGGACCACGGCTACACCTACGCCCCTGCCTCGCCCGACTGGCCACAGATGACGGCCGGCGGCTATGACACCGTGATCGACGCCGTGCACCGGCACGATCCGAGCTGCCGGGCAGAAAACGCCCGGCAGGTCCGCGACCGGCTGGCGAAGGGGCTGGACGTGGTCACGGCGGCCGCCGGACACGCCGCCGCCACCGGCGCCGGCGAAATTCTGGTGGTCACGCATGGTGTTGTCCTGGGAACGCTGCTCCGCCAGATCGCACCAGACCACGTCCTGGCCGGCGGATTTCCCAACTGCGGGCTGGTCACCGTCACATGGCGCGACGGCACCGTTACTGTCGGAGAGACGGACGATTCCTGTGCCGTGGCACCCGCCTAAACCGGGATCAACCCAAACACCAGAACTGCGAAGGAACTGCACATGATTGAGCCGGCGGTGCTGACCGAGACACTCTCCCACGACCTCGCCGCGCTGGCACCGGGCGGGCAGGTCCTCACCGATGACGCGTCGCTGGCGGAATACAGCCATGACGACGCCGAGTGGGCGCCCTTCGAGGCACCCCTCGCCGTCGTCCTCGCAACCAGCACCACGGAAGTCGCCGCCATCGTCAAATATGCGCGCAAACGGGGGATCCGCATCGTTCCCCGCGGTTCCGGGACTGGACTGTCCGGGGGAGCGAACGGAGTGCGGAACTGCATCGTCGTTTCGCTGGAACTCATGCGCGAGGTCGTCGAGATCAACGTCGACGAGCGGTACGCCGTGGCCCAGGCCGGCGTCATCAACGACGCGCTCCGGGAGGCCGCGGCTGCCGTCGGGCTTTGGTATCCGCCGGACCCGGCCAGCTCGGCCATCTCCACCATCGGAGGCAATGCCGCCACAAACGCCGGCGGCATTTGCTGCGTGAAGTACGGCGTCACCCGCGACTACGTGCTGGGACTGACGGTGGTCCTCGCCGACGGGGAAACCGTTCATCTGGGCCGGCGCACCGCCAAGGGCGTCACCGGCTATGACCTGACCGGGCTGATGGTGGGCTCCGAAGGCACCCTGGGCATCATCACCGAGGTGACGGTGAAGCTCCTGCCGCTGGCCGGCCGCGTGGAACAGGGCATCATCGGCTACTTCCCCTCGCTGCCGGCCGCGGGAGCCGCCGTCGCCGCCGTCTCGTCGGAGGGGATCGTCCCGGCAGCCCTCGAACTCATCGACCGGACCTGCCTGCGCGCGGTGGACGACTGGCTGCAGCTAGGCCTTCCGGCAGACGCGCACGTCCTGCTGCTCGCCAAGGTGGACGAACCCGGTGCCGCCGGCCGTGAACTGGCGGACCGCGTCGCGGCGATCTTCACGGCCGCCGGGGGAGTGGACGTTGAACAAGCCGCCGACTCGGACGACGTTGCCCGGCTGTTCCTCGCGCGCCGCATGGCCTACCCGTCGCTGGAACGCCTTGGCCCGGTCCTGACCGAGGACGTCTGCGTGCCGCGCTCGGCCGTGCCGGAGATGCTGTCCCGGATCCAGGCTTCGGCCGCGAGGCACGACGTTGTCATCGCGAACATCGCCCACGCCGGCGACGGGAATTTGCACCCGCTCATCATCGCTCCCGAGGGCGACCTCGACGCGAAGGCCCGGGCCAAGGCTGCGTTCGACGAAATCGTCGATGACTGCCGGGCCCTCGGCGGCACCGTCACCGGCGAACACGGCGTGGGCCTGCTGAAGCTGCCGGGCGCCGCCGTCGAACTTGAACCTCGGGTGATCGGCATGCACCAGGCGGTGAAGGATGCGCTGCACCCGGACGGACTGTTCAACCCGGGCAAGGCGTTCCCGCAAACTGCTAAGGCTTAGCGTCCAGGCGCTTTTGGTGATTTACGACGCCGGCTCCGCAACAGGAGCCGCCGCATCCTGCCGGGTCACCGCATTCCAACCCACCACGGCCACGAAGAGGGTGATCAGGGCGGTCATCAGCACGCCGAGGCCGATGTGGATCTGCAGCAGCACGGTGCCCAGCGCCGCCCCGGCCATGATCAGCCCCACCGCCGCGAGCCGTCGGCCCCAGAACGGATGGGTGCCGGCACCCAGGCGCGAATCGGCTGCCAGCCCGGTGATGGTGGAGGTAACCACCACGGTGGACACATCCTTGACGTTGAGGTGGCGGGCAGTGGCGGCCTGGACGCCCATCGCGACGGCCAGGGCACCCGTGATCGCCACCGTCAGGAGCTCGTTGTCCCGCGGTGTAACCCCGCTGAGCAGTGCTATGGCCACGGCGGCCATCACGGCGCCCACGCCCGCCAGCAGCCCGGTGGTTCGGTGCGTCCAGCCTGACTTGATGGTGCGCAGGGTCCGCCCGGACACCAGGGCGCCCGCCATGAATCCTGCCAGCGCCACGATCGGCCCCAGGACCGGCAGGTTGTCGCCGCCCATCAGCGCCATGCCCAGGATCACCACATTGCCGGTCATGTTCGCCGTGAAGACGCGGTCCAGGCCGAGATAACCCACCGCATCGATCACCCCCGTGGAAAACGTCAGCATCAGCATGAGCACCAGGTGCAGCCGGGACGGGTCGGCGGGGAAGAAGCGTGCGGGCATGCGGTGGCCTTTCACGGGTCCGGGAACGGGGGGGAGGCCGGTTGGCCGGCTTTTCCAGTATGCGCCCGTGTCACGCAGAGCACGCTTTAGATGACGCACGACGGCGGAGCCTTGGTATTTGCTGGGTCTGCCGCCGTCGGGCGGGCCAACAGTATGCCCTGCGTGACGCCGGGTGCGCGGAACCTAAGGCGGGGTCAGGCAGCCCGCTCCGCCAGCCGCCGTCGTAATACCAGGGAGGTCAGCCAAGTGACGAGGCTGCAGGCCGCGGCGCCCCAGAGAATGTCCGTTACCGCCACGAGGGCGGTGAAGTCCTTAAGGACGGCCAGCGCGGTGAGCGCCCAGGTGGCGTAGGTGAAAAACCCGAACAGTGCCGCACCGGTCACGCGTTGCCGGAGGGTTAGGCCGGTGCTGTTGGGCCGGACCCCGAAGTGCACCATCCCGGCCACGAAGATGACGTAGAACAGGACGGCTGCCACAAAGTTGGTCTCCTCCGCGAGGATGCCCCCGATGGCCGATTTGTACAGCGGATTCGCCACTCCCAGGATCCACACCACGTCCAGTACTGCGAAGATGAGGGCGGCGACGGCATAGGCTGTCAGCCAGTTTTTGGTTCGATGGCTCATGCTGTGCTCCTGGAATCGGTGGACGGCTGCAGTGGCAGTTCGGCGCCGACGGGGTGTCCGGACGGGTTCACCCATACAAAACCG from Pseudarthrobacter chlorophenolicus A6 encodes:
- a CDS encoding glycoside hydrolase family 1 protein; its protein translation is MTLPKGFRWGGAVAANQVEGAWREGGRGPAVSDVASYKPNADPTEYALHHAYTVDGIKAALADDDVAYYPKRRGIDFYHRYPGDLALFAEMGFTTLRVSIAWTRLYPTGEELEPLAEGVAYYEALFTEMRRLNIEPLVTLSHYDPPMALALKHNGWVERRTIELFERFARTCFERFGHLVKMWLTFNEIDGIIRHPFTSGGIIEELVEGDLEQACYTALHHQFVASASVTRMLREISPDAQMGCMLTMLTTYPNTCHPDDVAATQAKERLLYLCTDVQAGGAYPRLALRALERRGVKIPFEKGDEELLKEHPVDFISFSYYMSMTESVRPDAERTPGNTVLGVKNPFLPSSEWGWQIDPVGLRISLIDLYDRYGKPLFIVENGLGMRDELTDDRKIHDPYRIDYFRAHFEQMIQAVEEGVDLMGYVSWAPIDLISASSSQISKRYGFIYVDQDDLGQGTQERLRKDSFYWYQKVIASNGADLA
- a CDS encoding PRD domain-containing protein, with the protein product MHTIKKVLNSSVVLVEDGRGVERVLLGKGIGYGQKAGQQIAASEGERVFVALDDADKRNLVELLAQIPAEFIDLTRSIVHDAEQAGLALDPHIYLALTDHLHFAVDRQRRGLKIVNKLAWEMRTIYPKQYEIGVKALAAMQDRLGVSLPDDEAANIAFHLANADEGRAGVDSLQVVQLIREITTIVSHTAAIQLNREDLHSARFVAHLQYLVERFFTSKLLHSNDDFLFHSLSQRYPRAVASAERVRAFVHGKHGVMLPNEEVAFLALHIARAAPE
- a CDS encoding HPr family phosphocarrier protein, yielding MAQRITSIASAVGLHARPASILANAASESGHDVTLTAKGRTVDAESLLSVLSLGIVHGDEVVITVEGAEDERVADEITALLATDLDND
- a CDS encoding histidine phosphatase family protein, with the translated sequence MPAARIHFVRHAETLFNVNGQLQGWCDSPLTDRGERQAAALGERLRQVPLAAAFCSDLTRTRTTAAAALAGHPDVALKEMPELREWHFGAWEGQPNASLWGPVFRDHGYTYAPASPDWPQMTAGGYDTVIDAVHRHDPSCRAENARQVRDRLAKGLDVVTAAAGHAAATGAGEILVVTHGVVLGTLLRQIAPDHVLAGGFPNCGLVTVTWRDGTVTVGETDDSCAVAPA
- a CDS encoding FAD-binding oxidoreductase, with the protein product MIEPAVLTETLSHDLAALAPGGQVLTDDASLAEYSHDDAEWAPFEAPLAVVLATSTTEVAAIVKYARKRGIRIVPRGSGTGLSGGANGVRNCIVVSLELMREVVEINVDERYAVAQAGVINDALREAAAAVGLWYPPDPASSAISTIGGNAATNAGGICCVKYGVTRDYVLGLTVVLADGETVHLGRRTAKGVTGYDLTGLMVGSEGTLGIITEVTVKLLPLAGRVEQGIIGYFPSLPAAGAAVAAVSSEGIVPAALELIDRTCLRAVDDWLQLGLPADAHVLLLAKVDEPGAAGRELADRVAAIFTAAGGVDVEQAADSDDVARLFLARRMAYPSLERLGPVLTEDVCVPRSAVPEMLSRIQASAARHDVVIANIAHAGDGNLHPLIIAPEGDLDAKARAKAAFDEIVDDCRALGGTVTGEHGVGLLKLPGAAVELEPRVIGMHQAVKDALHPDGLFNPGKAFPQTAKA
- a CDS encoding YoaK family protein, producing MPARFFPADPSRLHLVLMLMLTFSTGVIDAVGYLGLDRVFTANMTGNVVILGMALMGGDNLPVLGPIVALAGFMAGALVSGRTLRTIKSGWTHRTTGLLAGVGAVMAAVAIALLSGVTPRDNELLTVAITGALAVAMGVQAATARHLNVKDVSTVVVTSTITGLAADSRLGAGTHPFWGRRLAAVGLIMAGAALGTVLLQIHIGLGVLMTALITLFVAVVGWNAVTRQDAAAPVAEPAS
- a CDS encoding DUF2177 family protein, whose translation is MSHRTKNWLTAYAVAALIFAVLDVVWILGVANPLYKSAIGGILAEETNFVAAVLFYVIFVAGMVHFGVRPNSTGLTLRQRVTGAALFGFFTYATWALTALAVLKDFTALVAVTDILWGAAACSLVTWLTSLVLRRRLAERAA